One part of the Bdellovibrio sp. KM01 genome encodes these proteins:
- a CDS encoding thioredoxin domain-containing protein, with protein sequence MSFNKLNSFMEATLKAFKLAAVSALALSLVNCAPSAKQLKEVVEKDPSIVFAAIEKDPEQFIEVVNKAAQGAQKKAQEKAMAEEGKKRDEEFANPLKPAIDDSRVFFGPKDAKITIVEYSDFECPYCSKGHATVDEVMKAYPKDVRVIYKHLPLDFHPMAMPAARYFEAIAMQDHAKAEKFYNIVFENQGELRTKKEAFLKDAAKKAGADIKRVEKDLKDEKITKIIEADMEEAKKFNFSGTPGFLINGVSLRGAYPFSEFKDIIDRHLKTAAK encoded by the coding sequence TTGAGTTTTAACAAATTAAATTCCTTTATGGAGGCGACATTGAAAGCATTTAAATTAGCAGCAGTTTCAGCGTTGGCACTTTCCCTTGTGAACTGTGCTCCATCCGCAAAACAACTTAAAGAAGTGGTAGAAAAAGATCCAAGCATCGTTTTCGCAGCTATCGAAAAAGACCCTGAGCAATTCATCGAAGTGGTGAATAAAGCGGCTCAAGGTGCACAAAAGAAAGCTCAAGAAAAAGCTATGGCTGAAGAAGGCAAAAAGCGTGACGAAGAGTTCGCAAATCCTTTGAAACCAGCTATCGACGACAGCCGTGTATTCTTCGGTCCTAAAGACGCGAAAATCACAATTGTTGAATACTCTGATTTCGAATGCCCATACTGCTCTAAAGGTCACGCGACTGTTGATGAAGTTATGAAAGCGTACCCTAAAGACGTTCGCGTAATTTACAAGCACTTGCCTTTGGATTTCCATCCTATGGCGATGCCTGCAGCACGCTACTTCGAAGCAATCGCGATGCAAGACCATGCGAAAGCTGAAAAGTTCTATAACATCGTTTTCGAAAACCAAGGCGAACTTCGCACTAAAAAAGAAGCATTCTTGAAAGATGCTGCGAAAAAAGCTGGCGCGGACATCAAACGTGTTGAAAAAGATCTTAAAGACGAAAAAATCACTAAAATCATCGAAGCTGACATGGAAGAAGCTAAAAAATTCAACTTCTCCGGGACTCCAGGCTTCTTGATCAACGGCGTTTCCCTTCGTGGTGCGTATCCGTTCTCTGAGTTCAAAGACATTATCGACCGTCATTTGAAAACTGCGGCTAAATAG